One Streptomyces sp. NBC_00223 genomic window carries:
- the pta gene encoding phosphate acetyltransferase encodes MTRSVYVTGIGRGDGRQVVELGVMELLTRQVDRVGVYRPLVHDTPDRIFELLRGRYRLTQDLSTVFGMGYEEAAALQAEQGQEALTARLVEGYLRVAESYDTVLILGSDFAGTNLPAELGVNARLANECGASVLAVIGGRHQSAESIVAEVRNAHHAYTNLGCDVIAMIANRVDPGVVEDTAEQLGRTLPVPVYVLPDEPALSAPTVAQIVETMGAQVLLGDDAGLARDALDFVFGGAMLPTFLPRLTPGCVVVTPGDRADLIIGSLAAHSAGSPPIAGVLLTLDERPGPDILALANRLAPGTPVLAVPTGSFPTAAELSGLDGKLGAGTPRKAETALGLFETHVNTAELTERLSVARSARVTPMMFEHALLERARAHRRRIVLPEGAEDRILRATEVLLRRGVCELTLLGEEDAVRKRAGDLGIALDDPNLAIIDPQTSPLRDRFAAQYAKLRAHKGVSYELAYDVVADVSYFGTLMVQEGLADGMVSGAVHSTAATIRPAFEIIKTRPDAAVVSSVFFMCLADKVLVYGDCAVNPDPDAEQLADIAIQAAGTALRFDVQPRIAMLSYSTGTSGTGADVDKVRRATDLVRERRPDLLVEGPIQYDAAVAPSVAATKMPGSAVAGQATVLVFPDLNTGNNTYKAVQRSAGAVAVGPVLQGLRKPVNDLSRGALVQDIVNTVAITAIQAQDIVDESPRPQGAPS; translated from the coding sequence GTGACGCGCAGCGTCTATGTCACGGGGATCGGCCGCGGTGACGGCCGCCAGGTCGTGGAGCTGGGGGTGATGGAGCTGCTGACCCGGCAGGTGGACCGGGTCGGTGTCTACCGCCCGCTGGTGCACGACACCCCTGACCGGATCTTCGAGCTGCTGCGCGGCCGCTACCGCCTCACCCAGGACCTGTCCACCGTCTTCGGCATGGGCTACGAGGAGGCCGCCGCGCTCCAGGCCGAGCAGGGCCAGGAGGCGCTGACCGCCCGGCTGGTGGAGGGCTATCTGCGGGTCGCCGAGTCCTACGACACGGTGCTCATCCTCGGTTCCGACTTCGCGGGCACCAACCTGCCCGCCGAGCTGGGGGTGAACGCGCGGCTGGCCAACGAGTGCGGGGCCTCCGTGCTCGCGGTGATAGGAGGTCGCCACCAGAGCGCCGAGTCGATCGTCGCCGAGGTCCGCAACGCCCACCACGCGTACACCAACCTCGGCTGCGACGTGATCGCGATGATCGCCAACCGGGTGGACCCCGGGGTGGTCGAGGACACCGCCGAGCAGCTCGGCCGGACGCTGCCCGTACCGGTGTACGTGCTGCCCGACGAGCCCGCGCTGTCGGCGCCGACGGTCGCGCAGATCGTGGAGACGATGGGCGCGCAGGTGCTGCTCGGCGACGACGCGGGGCTGGCCAGGGACGCGTTGGACTTCGTCTTCGGCGGTGCGATGCTGCCGACCTTCCTGCCGCGGCTGACCCCGGGCTGTGTCGTGGTGACCCCGGGCGACCGGGCCGATCTGATCATCGGATCGCTGGCCGCGCACTCCGCGGGCTCCCCGCCCATCGCGGGCGTGCTGCTCACCCTGGACGAGCGGCCCGGCCCGGACATCCTGGCGCTGGCCAACCGGCTGGCCCCCGGCACCCCCGTGCTCGCGGTGCCCACCGGCTCCTTCCCGACCGCCGCCGAGCTGTCCGGACTCGACGGCAAGCTGGGCGCGGGCACCCCGCGCAAGGCGGAGACCGCGCTGGGCCTGTTCGAGACCCATGTGAACACCGCCGAGCTGACCGAACGCCTCTCGGTGGCGAGGTCGGCCCGGGTCACCCCGATGATGTTCGAGCACGCCCTGCTGGAGCGGGCCCGGGCGCACCGGCGGCGGATCGTCCTGCCGGAGGGAGCGGAGGACCGGATACTGCGCGCCACGGAGGTGCTGCTGCGCCGTGGCGTCTGCGAGCTGACCCTGCTCGGCGAGGAGGACGCCGTGCGCAAGCGGGCCGGCGACCTCGGCATCGCGCTCGACGACCCCAATCTGGCGATCATCGACCCTCAGACGTCACCGCTGCGGGACCGTTTCGCCGCCCAGTACGCCAAGCTCCGCGCGCACAAGGGCGTCTCCTACGAGCTGGCGTACGACGTGGTCGCGGACGTGTCGTACTTCGGCACGCTCATGGTCCAGGAGGGCCTGGCCGACGGCATGGTCTCGGGCGCGGTGCACTCCACGGCCGCGACGATCCGCCCGGCCTTCGAGATCATCAAGACCCGGCCGGACGCGGCCGTCGTCTCCTCGGTGTTCTTCATGTGCCTGGCCGACAAGGTCCTGGTCTACGGCGACTGCGCGGTCAACCCGGACCCGGACGCCGAACAGCTCGCCGACATCGCGATCCAGGCGGCGGGCACGGCGTTGCGCTTCGACGTGCAGCCGAGGATCGCCATGCTGTCGTACTCCACGGGCACCTCGGGTACGGGCGCGGACGTGGACAAGGTCCGCCGGGCCACGGATCTGGTGCGCGAGCGCCGTCCCGACCTGCTGGTCGAGGGGCCGATCCAGTACGACGCGGCGGTGGCGCCCTCGGTGGCCGCCACGAAGATGCCGGGGTCGGCGGTGGCCGGGCAGGCGACAGTGCTGGTCTTCCCCGACCTGAACACGGGCAACAACACGTACAAGGCCGTGCAGCGCTCGGCGGGCGCGGTGGCGGTCGGCCCGGTCCTCCAGGGGCTGCGCAAGCCGGTGAACGATCTGTCGCGCGGCGCGCTGGTGCAGGACATCGTGAACACGGTCGCGATCACGGCGATCCAGGCGCAGGACATCGTCGACGAATCCCCCCGCCCCCAGGGAGCCCCCTCGTGA
- a CDS encoding 2-hydroxyacid dehydrogenase, which produces MEILATGVQRDERPLLERAFAPRHGIHCVETFLTPDTLPLAQGYEAVCTSVNSQLDAPALETLVRGGTRLITQRSTGYNNIDLAHAERLGMTVARVARYSPYAVAEFAWTLAGALNRKMVRAASRTRDFDFRLDGLLGRDFHGRTAGVIGTGAIGTAFTAIARGYGMRLLGWDITANPECAEMGMEYVELDRLLRESDLISLHVPLMPSTHHLLGARRLAEIKDDALLINTSRGGLIDAEALVETLREGRLGGVGLDVYEEEAGIFFYDKSLEVMTDDVLARLLTFTNVLITSHQAYYTVDAVEEIVAATVRNVDDYLAGRITECTLIPKSP; this is translated from the coding sequence GTGGAGATCCTCGCGACCGGAGTGCAGCGCGACGAGCGGCCCCTGCTGGAGCGGGCCTTCGCGCCCCGCCACGGGATCCACTGTGTGGAGACCTTTCTGACCCCTGACACCCTCCCGCTCGCCCAGGGTTACGAGGCCGTCTGCACCAGTGTGAACTCCCAGTTGGACGCGCCCGCCCTGGAGACCCTGGTACGCGGCGGGACCCGGCTGATCACCCAGCGGTCCACCGGCTACAACAACATCGACCTCGCCCACGCCGAACGCCTCGGCATGACCGTCGCCCGGGTCGCCCGCTACTCCCCGTACGCGGTCGCCGAGTTCGCCTGGACGCTGGCCGGCGCGCTCAACCGCAAGATGGTGCGGGCCGCGAGCCGCACCCGGGACTTCGACTTCCGGCTCGACGGCCTGCTCGGCCGGGACTTCCACGGCCGTACGGCCGGGGTGATCGGCACCGGCGCCATCGGCACCGCCTTCACCGCGATCGCCCGCGGCTACGGGATGCGGCTGCTCGGCTGGGACATCACCGCCAACCCCGAGTGCGCCGAGATGGGCATGGAGTACGTCGAACTGGACCGGCTGCTGCGGGAGTCGGACCTGATCAGCCTGCACGTACCGCTGATGCCCTCGACCCACCATCTGCTCGGCGCCCGGCGGCTGGCCGAGATCAAGGACGACGCGCTGCTGATCAACACCAGCCGCGGCGGCCTGATCGACGCCGAGGCGCTGGTGGAGACCCTGCGCGAGGGCCGGCTCGGCGGAGTGGGTCTGGACGTGTACGAGGAGGAGGCCGGAATCTTCTTCTACGACAAGTCACTTGAGGTGATGACCGATGACGTTCTCGCCCGGCTGCTGACCTTCACCAATGTGCTGATCACCTCGCACCAGGCGTACTACACGGTGGACGCGGTCGAGGAGATCGTCGCGGCGACCGTTCGGAATGTGGACGACTATCTCGCGGGAAGGATCACGGAGTGCACCCTGATCCCGAAGTCCCCGTGA
- a CDS encoding ATP-dependent 6-phosphofructokinase, whose amino-acid sequence MRIGVLTAGGDCPGLNAVIRSVVHRALTGHGDEVIGFEDGFVGLLEGRFRPLDLNSVSGILARGGTILGSARLERARLREAADNADDLCTQYGIDVLIPIGGEGTLTAARMLSDAGMPVVGVPKTIDNDINGTDRTFGFDTAVTVATEAIDRLKTTAESHQRVMVVEVMGRHAGWIALEAGMAGGAHGICVPERPFDPDDLVAMVEERFARGKRFAVICVAEGAHPAKDTMEYGVGEIDKYGHERFTGIGTTLARELELRLGKEARPVILGHVQRGGVPTAYDRVLATRFGWHAVEGAHSGCFGHMAALHGNRIAMVPLADAITHLKTVPEDRIEEAESVF is encoded by the coding sequence ATGCGTATCGGAGTCCTCACCGCCGGCGGCGACTGCCCCGGCCTCAACGCCGTCATCCGGTCGGTCGTGCACCGCGCGCTGACCGGCCACGGCGACGAGGTCATCGGCTTCGAGGACGGCTTCGTCGGACTGCTGGAGGGCCGCTTCCGGCCCCTGGACCTCAACTCCGTCAGCGGCATCCTGGCCCGGGGCGGGACGATACTGGGTTCGGCGAGGCTGGAGCGCGCCCGGCTGCGCGAGGCCGCGGACAACGCGGACGACCTGTGCACGCAGTACGGGATCGACGTGCTCATCCCGATCGGCGGCGAGGGCACACTGACCGCCGCCCGGATGCTGTCCGACGCCGGGATGCCGGTCGTCGGCGTGCCCAAGACCATCGACAACGACATCAACGGCACCGACCGCACCTTCGGCTTCGACACCGCCGTCACCGTCGCCACCGAGGCCATCGACCGGCTCAAGACCACCGCGGAGTCGCACCAGCGGGTGATGGTGGTCGAGGTCATGGGCCGGCACGCCGGGTGGATCGCCCTGGAGGCCGGCATGGCCGGCGGCGCCCACGGCATCTGCGTGCCCGAGCGGCCCTTCGACCCCGACGACCTGGTGGCGATGGTCGAGGAGCGCTTCGCCCGCGGCAAGCGGTTCGCCGTGATCTGCGTCGCGGAGGGCGCCCACCCGGCCAAGGACACGATGGAGTACGGCGTCGGCGAGATCGACAAGTACGGCCACGAGCGCTTCACCGGTATCGGCACGACGCTGGCCCGCGAACTGGAACTGCGGCTGGGCAAGGAGGCCCGCCCGGTGATCCTCGGCCATGTCCAGCGCGGCGGCGTGCCGACCGCGTACGACAGGGTGCTGGCCACGCGCTTCGGCTGGCACGCGGTGGAGGGCGCGCACAGCGGCTGCTTCGGCCACATGGCCGCCCTGCACGGCAACCGCATCGCCATGGTCCCGCTCGCCGACGCGATCACCCATCTCAAGACCGTCCCCGAGGACCGGATCGAAGAAGCCGAATCGGTGTTCTAG
- a CDS encoding glycosyltransferase family 2 protein, protein MLKASIVVPIYNAGEYIDDCAPSLTGQSLGTDDYEVIYVDDGSTDDSLERLRRLAELHPHVQVHTQENSGWPGKPRNVGVRLARSEYVHFVDQDDEIAPDALERLYDLAVRNDSDIVFGKTYGEMRGPADIFRHHRERCSVEDTDLFETLTPHKMFRRQFLLDNDILFPEGRVRLEDQLFLAHAYPLAKTVSILGEHPSYHWHKRTDGNNNSSTPPRPEDYYGHLRNVVRAIKEHSEPGPVQDRMLRRNYRTEILRPVTEPRVLQRTGEELERYFTIVRDLVREEFPPGVSAGFPAIASLRGHLLETGRLDSLVELARRTRGIALRYEVGTTGWRGGRLTIPVRAWLVRADGQPVTLLRSGDRLLLDPVLLDGVPGVDEWEVKDPFSQVHGEVVVKDTTRSTWWYAENDMVPRLEPLEGDLCHVVLSADAVIDPLKLAGGAPMTPGRHEVWLDTQLLGLGRRPRLTLPKKATKAQLRDARQGSRQAVVGTPPRVVGTGWTGQNQQLELQVSPPRQMPAARALLLRLSTDDRLRTPANAVGRRLPKGLRKRLRRVLKSAGR, encoded by the coding sequence GTGTTGAAAGCCAGCATCGTCGTACCCATATACAACGCCGGTGAGTACATCGACGACTGTGCTCCGTCACTGACGGGACAGAGCCTGGGGACCGACGACTACGAGGTGATATACGTCGACGACGGTTCCACGGACGACTCCCTGGAACGTCTGCGCCGCCTCGCCGAGCTCCACCCGCATGTCCAGGTGCACACCCAGGAGAATTCCGGCTGGCCGGGCAAACCGCGCAATGTCGGCGTCAGGCTCGCCCGCAGCGAATATGTGCATTTCGTGGACCAGGACGACGAAATCGCCCCCGACGCCCTGGAACGCCTTTACGACCTGGCCGTGCGCAATGACTCGGACATCGTCTTCGGCAAGACCTACGGCGAAATGCGCGGCCCGGCGGACATATTCCGTCACCACCGCGAGCGCTGTTCCGTCGAGGACACCGATCTCTTCGAGACCCTCACCCCGCACAAGATGTTCCGCCGGCAGTTCCTGCTCGACAACGACATCCTCTTCCCCGAGGGCCGGGTCCGGCTGGAGGACCAGCTCTTCCTGGCCCACGCCTACCCCCTGGCCAAGACGGTGTCGATACTCGGCGAGCACCCGTCGTACCACTGGCACAAGCGCACCGACGGCAACAACAACAGCAGCACCCCGCCGCGTCCCGAGGACTACTACGGGCATCTGCGCAACGTCGTCCGCGCGATCAAGGAACACTCCGAGCCCGGCCCGGTGCAGGACCGTATGCTGCGCCGCAACTACCGCACCGAGATACTGCGCCCGGTCACCGAGCCGCGGGTGCTCCAGCGCACCGGCGAGGAGCTGGAGCGCTACTTCACCATCGTCCGCGACCTGGTGCGCGAGGAGTTCCCGCCCGGTGTCTCGGCCGGTTTCCCGGCCATCGCCTCCCTGCGCGGCCATCTGCTGGAGACCGGCAGGCTCGACTCCCTGGTCGAACTGGCCCGCCGCACCCGGGGCATCGCCCTGCGCTACGAGGTCGGCACCACCGGCTGGCGCGGCGGCAGGCTGACCATTCCGGTCCGGGCCTGGCTGGTCCGCGCCGACGGGCAGCCGGTGACCCTGCTGCGCAGCGGCGACCGGCTGCTGCTCGACCCCGTGCTGCTCGACGGCGTGCCGGGCGTGGACGAGTGGGAGGTCAAGGACCCCTTCTCGCAGGTGCACGGCGAGGTCGTGGTCAAGGACACCACGCGCTCGACGTGGTGGTACGCCGAGAACGACATGGTGCCCCGGCTCGAACCGCTCGAAGGCGACCTGTGCCATGTCGTGCTGTCCGCCGACGCGGTGATCGACCCGCTGAAGCTGGCCGGCGGCGCTCCGATGACCCCCGGACGGCACGAGGTGTGGCTCGACACCCAGCTGCTGGGCCTGGGCCGGCGGCCCCGGCTGACGCTGCCCAAGAAGGCGACCAAGGCCCAGCTGCGCGACGCCCGCCAGGGCTCGCGGCAGGCCGTCGTCGGCACACCGCCGCGCGTGGTCGGCACCGGCTGGACCGGGCAGAACCAGCAGCTCGAACTCCAGGTCTCGCCGCCGCGGCAGATGCCGGCGGCCCGCGCGCTGCTGCTGCGGCTCAGCACCGACGACCGGCTGCGCACGCCGGCCAACGCGGTGGGGCGCAGGCTGCCCAAGGGCCTGCGCAAGCGGCTGCGCCGGGTGCTGAAGTCCGCCGGGCGCTGA
- the glgB gene encoding 1,4-alpha-glucan branching enzyme, translated as MTPPKFPHPDTPPERRGTEGSTEAAARGYGATTPHPAASGTAPRSAAVTPSPSPSPAQEPVRAPKTPRPPAAAPTGGPGRSAPVQGGLDEGERWRLLNGAHHDPHALLGAHPEAGGVRFRALRPFALGVAVVADGLRAELASEGDGLFSAVLPLSAVPAAYELAVRYEDGEHLVEDPYRFLPALGELDLHLIGEGRHEQLWKALGSEPMTHGGVAGTRFAVWAPNARGVRLAADFAFWDGTAFPMRSLGASGVWELFVPGVGAGTAYKYEITRPDGSRGMKADPMARATELPPATASVVTASDYTWADREWMDHRADTPVHRAPLSVYEVHLPSWRPGLNYRQLAEQLPSYVQELGFTHVELMPVAEHPFGGSWGYQVTSYYAPTSRLGSPDDFRFLVDALHRAGIGVIMDWVPAHFPKDDWALARFDGEPLYEPADPRRAEHPDWGTLEFDFGRTEVRNFLVANAVYWCEEFHIDGLRVDAVASMLYLDYSREGGDWLPNAYGGRENLDAVAFLQEMNATVYRRCPGAVTIAEESTAWDGVTRATHHVGPTGFGGLGFGLKWNMGWMHDSLAYMEHEPVHRKYHHDEMTFSMVYAYSENYVLPISHDEVVHGKRALVSKMPGDWWRQRADHRAYLAFMWAHPGKQLLFMGQEFAQGAEWSHDSGPDWWLLDETYSAAGDHRGVRDLVRDLNAVYAATPALWQRDTDPGGFEWVDGGAAEDNTFSFLRFDTEGRPLLSVSNFSPVVRQEYRLGVPEGLWTPVLNTDEERYGGSGVPVEGPVKSEPTAWNGRRHSIALTLPPLATVWLRPS; from the coding sequence GTGACCCCCCCGAAGTTCCCGCACCCCGACACCCCGCCCGAACGCCGCGGCACCGAGGGCTCCACCGAGGCCGCCGCCCGCGGCTACGGCGCGACCACCCCGCACCCGGCCGCCTCCGGCACGGCCCCCAGGTCCGCGGCGGTCACCCCCTCCCCCTCCCCCTCCCCTGCCCAGGAGCCGGTCCGGGCGCCGAAAACCCCGCGCCCGCCGGCCGCCGCGCCCACGGGCGGCCCGGGCAGGAGCGCTCCGGTCCAGGGCGGCCTCGACGAGGGCGAGCGGTGGCGGCTGCTGAACGGCGCCCACCACGACCCGCACGCCCTGCTCGGCGCGCACCCCGAGGCGGGCGGGGTGCGGTTCCGGGCGCTGCGGCCGTTCGCCCTGGGCGTGGCCGTGGTCGCCGACGGGCTGCGGGCCGAGCTGGCCTCCGAGGGTGACGGGCTGTTCTCGGCGGTGCTGCCGCTGAGCGCGGTCCCGGCGGCGTACGAACTCGCGGTCAGGTACGAGGACGGCGAGCACCTGGTGGAGGACCCGTACCGCTTTCTGCCCGCGCTCGGGGAGCTGGACCTGCATCTGATCGGGGAGGGGCGGCACGAGCAGCTGTGGAAGGCGCTCGGCTCGGAGCCGATGACGCACGGCGGGGTGGCCGGCACCCGGTTCGCGGTGTGGGCGCCGAACGCGCGCGGGGTGCGGCTCGCGGCCGACTTCGCCTTCTGGGACGGCACCGCGTTCCCGATGCGGTCGCTGGGCGCCTCCGGGGTGTGGGAGCTGTTCGTGCCGGGGGTCGGGGCGGGCACGGCGTACAAGTACGAGATCACCCGCCCGGACGGCTCGCGGGGCATGAAGGCCGACCCGATGGCCCGGGCCACCGAACTGCCGCCCGCGACCGCCTCGGTGGTCACCGCGTCCGACTACACCTGGGCCGACCGGGAGTGGATGGACCACCGCGCGGACACCCCCGTGCACCGGGCGCCGCTGTCGGTGTACGAGGTCCATCTGCCCTCCTGGAGACCGGGCCTGAACTACCGTCAACTGGCCGAACAGCTCCCTTCGTACGTACAGGAACTCGGCTTCACGCACGTGGAGTTGATGCCGGTCGCCGAGCATCCCTTCGGCGGCTCGTGGGGCTACCAGGTGACCTCGTACTACGCCCCGACCTCGCGGCTGGGCTCGCCGGACGACTTCCGTTTCCTGGTGGACGCGCTGCACCGGGCCGGGATCGGCGTGATCATGGACTGGGTGCCCGCGCACTTCCCCAAGGACGACTGGGCGCTCGCCAGATTCGACGGCGAGCCGCTGTACGAGCCCGCCGACCCGCGCCGGGCCGAGCACCCGGACTGGGGGACCCTGGAGTTCGACTTCGGCCGTACCGAGGTGCGCAACTTCCTGGTCGCCAACGCGGTGTACTGGTGCGAGGAGTTCCACATCGACGGGCTGCGGGTCGACGCGGTCGCCTCGATGCTCTACCTGGACTACTCGCGCGAGGGCGGCGACTGGCTGCCCAACGCGTACGGAGGGCGGGAGAACCTGGACGCGGTGGCGTTCCTCCAGGAGATGAACGCCACGGTGTACCGGCGCTGTCCCGGCGCGGTCACCATCGCCGAGGAGTCCACCGCGTGGGACGGGGTGACCCGGGCCACCCACCATGTCGGCCCGACCGGCTTCGGCGGCCTCGGCTTCGGTCTGAAGTGGAACATGGGCTGGATGCACGACTCGCTGGCGTACATGGAGCACGAGCCGGTGCACCGCAAGTACCACCACGACGAGATGACGTTCTCGATGGTCTACGCGTACAGCGAGAACTACGTACTGCCGATCTCGCACGACGAGGTGGTGCACGGCAAGCGCGCGCTGGTCTCCAAGATGCCGGGCGACTGGTGGCGGCAGCGCGCCGACCACCGGGCGTATCTGGCCTTCATGTGGGCCCACCCGGGCAAGCAACTGCTCTTCATGGGCCAGGAGTTCGCCCAGGGCGCGGAGTGGTCGCACGACAGCGGCCCGGACTGGTGGCTGCTGGACGAGACCTACTCGGCGGCCGGCGACCACCGCGGGGTGCGCGACCTGGTACGCGATCTGAACGCGGTCTACGCGGCCACGCCCGCGCTGTGGCAGCGCGACACCGACCCCGGCGGCTTCGAGTGGGTGGACGGCGGCGCGGCGGAGGACAACACGTTCTCCTTCCTGCGCTTCGACACCGAGGGCCGCCCGCTGCTGTCGGTCAGCAACTTCTCCCCCGTCGTGCGGCAGGAGTACCGGCTCGGGGTGCCCGAGGGCCTGTGGACGCCGGTGCTCAACACCGACGAGGAGCGTTACGGCGGCAGCGGGGTGCCGGTCGAGGGGCCGGTGAAGAGCGAGCCCACGGCGTGGAACGGCCGCCGGCACAGCATCGCGCTGACGCTGCCGCCGCTGGCGACGGTGTGGCTGCGGCCGTCCTGA
- a CDS encoding maltokinase N-terminal cap-like domain-containing protein — protein MSDSSWTRVPSAGGRDLVPGLLRSLDPLLRGWLPRQRWFAGKGLPIGRFRLAAATELVPPGGRLGPLGLLHVLVDVEQPGRPPDCYQLLLGAHPLLPSALVRAALGPAVGGPYDGLTLYDAPHDPRLAALLLERLKLPGRTGGLRFTTEPDVTFPPGLTPRVSTAEQSNTSVVYGDAYILKLFRRVSPGTNPDLELSLALARAGSRRVAEPVAWFESPAADGDPDGEPTTLGVLQRFLPGSCDGWALALASVAEDGDFRAEATALGRATAEVHGSLAAALPVRQLDGRALERISTAMTRRLEETAAEVPAVRPYTGALRAAFDDLTKLGASAGVGGGVTAQRIHGDLHLGQTLRGPDGAWVLIDFEGEPARPLAERRRPAPPVQDVAGMLRSFDYAAHHSANGPWAARHRDAYCAGYADVCGVDPREQPVLIRAFETDKAVYEARYEARHRPAWLPIPLSALARLATSAG, from the coding sequence ATGTCGGACAGCTCCTGGACCCGTGTGCCTTCCGCCGGTGGCCGTGACCTGGTGCCGGGGCTGCTGCGCTCGCTCGACCCGCTGCTGCGCGGCTGGCTGCCCCGGCAGCGCTGGTTCGCCGGCAAGGGTCTGCCCATCGGGCGGTTCCGGCTGGCCGCGGCCACCGAGCTGGTCCCTCCCGGCGGGCGGCTCGGCCCGCTGGGGCTGCTGCACGTGCTGGTCGACGTGGAGCAGCCCGGCCGCCCTCCGGACTGCTATCAACTGCTGCTGGGCGCCCACCCCCTGCTGCCGTCCGCGCTGGTGCGCGCCGCGCTCGGCCCGGCGGTCGGCGGCCCCTACGACGGCCTGACCCTCTACGACGCCCCGCACGACCCCCGGCTGGCCGCGCTGCTGCTGGAACGGCTCAAGCTGCCGGGGCGGACCGGGGGGCTGCGCTTCACCACCGAGCCGGACGTGACCTTCCCGCCCGGACTGACCCCCCGGGTGTCCACCGCCGAGCAGTCCAACACCTCGGTGGTGTACGGCGACGCGTACATCCTCAAGCTCTTCCGCCGGGTCTCGCCCGGCACCAACCCGGATCTGGAGCTGTCGCTCGCGCTGGCCAGGGCGGGGTCACGGCGGGTCGCCGAGCCGGTGGCGTGGTTCGAGTCCCCGGCCGCCGACGGCGACCCGGACGGCGAGCCGACCACGCTCGGGGTGCTCCAGCGCTTCCTTCCCGGCTCCTGCGACGGGTGGGCGCTGGCGCTGGCCTCGGTGGCCGAGGACGGCGACTTCCGGGCCGAGGCGACCGCGCTCGGCCGGGCGACCGCGGAGGTGCACGGTTCGCTGGCCGCCGCGCTGCCGGTCCGTCAGCTCGACGGACGGGCGCTGGAACGTATCTCCACCGCCATGACACGGCGGCTGGAGGAGACGGCGGCCGAGGTGCCCGCGGTACGGCCCTACACGGGCGCGCTGCGGGCCGCCTTCGACGACCTGACGAAACTGGGCGCGAGCGCCGGGGTGGGCGGCGGGGTGACCGCCCAGCGCATCCACGGCGATCTGCACCTCGGGCAGACGCTGCGCGGACCCGACGGCGCGTGGGTGCTGATCGACTTCGAGGGCGAGCCGGCCCGCCCGCTGGCCGAGCGGCGCCGCCCGGCGCCCCCGGTCCAGGACGTGGCGGGCATGCTCAGGTCCTTCGACTACGCCGCCCACCACAGCGCCAACGGCCCCTGGGCGGCCCGTCACCGCGACGCCTACTGCGCCGGCTACGCGGACGTCTGCGGGGTCGACCCGCGCGAACAGCCCGTGCTGATACGGGCCTTCGAGACCGACAAGGCGGTGTACGAGGCCAGGTACGAGGCCCGCCACCGCCCGGCCTGGCTGCCCATCCCCCTCTCCGCCCTGGCCCGCCTGGCGACCTCGGCGGGCTGA